Sequence from the Mixophyes fleayi isolate aMixFle1 chromosome 4, aMixFle1.hap1, whole genome shotgun sequence genome:
TCCTATAACACTCCCTGTGCTTCATCTGTCCCCTCctgctccatctccctctccttcccACCGGCCTCTGCCCCCTCTTATCTCTCTCCATTGCtccaaacaatatacaataaacaattaaCAGGAAAGTACAGACAAACACAAATTACTAAGCAGCCACTCATACCACATTACAGCCACTCacaccacacacaaacacacacacaatacatacacacaaaggACTAGACTGCCAAAGCAATTGACAATAACAAAAGACAAAAGGTAGTAAACCAAcagaacagaaaaataaacacaagAATACTcagaaaccaaactaaaaatttTCAAAAACATTCCTCCAAAATAGCACACACAAGCTCTTAGCTCCTCACAACCCTATCAGAAGTAATGAAGAGGTTCCCAGGCTTATATAGTGCTTGTGATGTAAAATCTCCTGgtagggaaaaaagcaaaaaagaaaattaaaggtTGCTATTTGAAATTTGCGCTTATAACACAAACTTAAAAGCTGAAAGCTTACAAACTGCAATACATCAACGGCGGTTTAACATTGAAATGCTATACCACCAAATAGTAAATGCTTAGAACCGCAGAGCATCGCCACGATCTTCCGGTGGTTTCGGTGGTTTATAGGTTCAAACCACTGGAAAATAGTGGCGATGCGCGGCAGTTCCAAATACGATTCTTCGTAAATTTACtcttaaactattattattattatcctttatttgttaggtgccacaagatttccgcagcgccgtacaccttacaaacagtacactattcagggtgaaacagcacaaaacaataaacaaaaataccagtacttcagaaactccaggcaggttaaagcaataaacatgcagcagaagaacaggtagggagacaggagggaagagggccctgctcatgtgagcttacatcctaagggagggaaaacagaaagagtcaaggggagccagatgaggcaaaggagagagcgagtggaggtgaaggggttatatggatggttggtaggctttaaggaagaggtgggttttcagtgcacgtttgaaggagcacagagtaggagagaggcggatggaacaagGAAGGTCATTCCAAACGTCTATAATTTCCATAATATCCATCTTACACTTAATGAAAATTGATATATGAGATAATATACAAtgctacatctcttctcctgatctgtcttccaccctcctctctcgtgtaccTGACTGCCTCTCTGTCATCTCCCCCTGGATGTcttcgcgctttctcaaaatcaatatctctaaaactgaactcattgtcttccctccccccagactcccctcccaccacaacctctcaatcgttgtcaataacactaccatctcctctgtcacccaactccgatgcctgggtgtcacccttgactcctctctctcctttgccccccatgtccaatcccttgcccaagcctgtcacttccaactgcgcaacatcgcccgcatccggccctttctctctcaagatgccacaaaaacaatcatccactcactcatcatctcccgcctcgactactgcaaccttctcctcactggcctccccctctcccatctcgcccccctctgctctgttctcaatgcggctaattgactcatctttctctcacgccgctccacctcaacctcccctctctaccacgccctacactggctccccttcccctacaggatccttttcaaactcctcaccaccacttacaaagctctctcccagtctactgccgcctatatctctaacctcctcaccattcacactccggccctctccctgcactcggccaatgaccgtcgcctctcctccactctgatcacctcttcccactctagaatctaggacttctcccgagctgcccccctgcactggagcaacctccctcgctccatccatctctctaccaacctgtgctccttcaactGGGCACTTataacccacctgttccttaaagcctaccaaccattcacctaacccctcatccactcttctcattctccctctctcccctggcccctctcttctctccccctgcttcactggctccctttcatgCTTGTTTTTGtgtcaccctcccttaggatgtaagctctttgaGCAggaccccccctcctctcctgtcttcatACCAGTTCTTCTTCTCTGTCTTTACTCCACGTGTCTCCCTGGAGTTCCTGAACCATTggcactttgtgtttattgttctgtactttgtcaccctgttttgtactactgtttgtattgtgtacggtgctgcggaaaccttgtggatcccaacaaataaatgatattattaataataataataataataacacatttctGGGCTGTGCAATAAGAGTTCAGGACAAAGTTACATTTAATTCCAACAACATAAATATCACCACACTTCTGTAATAAAGGTCATTTTGAAAGGTTTCTGAGTTTCTCAGCCATTTCActtctgatatattattacagttgTAATGACAAGACCCACCTGTGTTGGAAAACTGGACCTTATTTTTCACCTCCTAGGTAGCAATGGAATGTAGACCGAACAATACAAATGTATCTGTTTTTTTGGAGACTTTATTTCTTCCAAGGTACATGACAACATGGCATACAGAGTAGAATACAAGCTTAGACTGATTCTAAAACTGGTTTGTCATTTCCATTGTTCCTTTACCTCTCCTGTCTCAATTCTGAAATTTAGACAGTTTCAATATTATTGAACCTTAAACAAAATGCAATTTCAACCACCTCAAGGGTGTATTATGGCAAAAAAGTTGCTTATAGAATACAATttaacatacagacatataaatgcaaaatatactTAAATTTAAGCAGAAAGAAAGCAGAGAAACAAATTCTACACTCATGAGTTATTTCTCATAATCTGATATCTGGTGGATGACTAGGAGATTTATATAATTTCTCAGTAGCAGAATGAcccctgaaaaataaaaatttcccACCTACTGTAGAGTTTTGCTGAACTTTTTTCTTTATTACTGAAAAACCACCCTCCTCTGTGACTCTCTTGCAAACATTTCAATTACTGTGTTCAAAAATATATCATATCTCTGTACTGGAACATAGCAAAGATATGACTTTATGCTAGATGTCTTAAtaaccatcatcagctatttatatagcgccactgtgacaggatggaccgtctatgccaccctgtctgtttttgctgggcttactttgccaccgttcgctttcgttatcccaaatgcgccctcttgccgcagtaggaggggcttataatgctgccaccactggactcctatatcggcatccagaaccgggtttcttctgggtcactgacactGCTATTGTgtctcattgctggtgtacctgggctggttactccaaacctcttactatggatctgggttgctgtgaatggaccccccctggcctatcacataaaccagggctgctgggtagcaggcagagcggtggtactggaaatgcttgggtccaaaacctcagagacagccggagaacggactaggtttagggtctaatctgtagatcacaggaatacaacgatattgaagacggttccaagcaggtctttaaggcaagatgtttatttgctatcactgattagaggtatcagtgatcaagtcagatgttgaactcagaagaacacatttcagtgtacaagtcagtgcatttataccttttagacacatgctatttttagcatcaggatatactctatttacacaaacatggatttacatgtatttcaaggctaacaaaatttacacttatctatgaaattaaTTCTGGGCAAAAGACCACTCAGTAACAAagccctgctgggcctttggccagagcaggcatgagacttcatcacaaaacttcattagccattcctgctatcagacttccttgcacatatgtctaattggaggtttccactagcaaccttacaaatcctaaacaatgacacttccatactaaatacatcccaatacacacaagacctccgtCCACAAAGGCCTAATGTATCAGATATAtccatcagaaataaggcatatacTATAGTAAGGTTAGAACAGGAAATaccagtttctaccctggtctcagaaataacgatttcctatctcagaatatatacaatacaaaaaaacaagtataaatatgtgccctgcgctatttcccttcaatacattaatatcataagttatttataattgatccagtcacagccactaattctgcagcactgtaaagagaactcactcacatcagtaacATCACCATTacagcttacagtgtaaattccctaacatagacacacacacacacaaagagatcaaggtcaatttaaaagcagtcaattaacctactggtatgtctTTTGGAGTATGGcaggaaccccacgcaaacattgggagaacatacaaactccacacatggttgggaattgaatttaTGACCACTGTGCTGAGAGgctaaagtgctaaccactgagccactgtgctgccccaacatGTATTGCTTTAATCTTTCCTGCTTACAAAAATGATTATATACTGAACATGGATTCCACCTAAACATTCTTTCTAGCCTTAGGCGTTCAGCCAATCTTTTTAGGGCTCTCTGAACTAATATGTGGATTAAAAACCAGGATAAATGCCCTTCTGAGACAATGACATATCTGAGTAAATAATCAAGGTAAAGGCCTCTGAATCTCTGCTTCCTCCATCAACacatggtaaccccttgcctacCAGCACTCAGCGATTTGCTAGAAACCACTTTAAGTAAAATAATTTCAGCTTTTAGGATAGATCATTATAACATTAACAAATTGATTCATAATTATCTGGATTAGGCCATACTCATGACAACAGTTATACATAAAAATGTGTAGATTCAACCAAAGAACATGCTTTCTATAGAACGAGCTTGccacagaatatatattttatgtattgttttatgtaaAGCTTTTTTGATATCCTTATTCCTGAGGCTGTATATAATGGGATTTATTAAAGGGGTTACCACTGTGTATATGAGTGATACGATTTTACTTATATTCAATGATTGTCCTTTTGTTGGTAGAACATAAACACCAAACAGAGTCCCCAAAAATATGGACACCACAGTCAGATGGGAGctacaggtggagaaggctttctgtCTGACAGTATTAGATGGAGTCCTTAAGATTGTAAATATGATATTAATATAAGATACTATGATTATTGTACACGGAATGATAATCACAGGAGCACTTAGTACAACAACttctatttcaacaatgtttGTATCTGAACAAGAAATTTCCAATAGGGGAACAATATCACAGAAGAAATGGTCAATAATGTTTGGTCCACAAAATTGTAGCATTGATATTGTTATATTGTCAATCAATATAATGGAAAAGCTCAACATCCAAGAGATGATCGCCAATTTCAGGCAATATGCACTGTTCATTATAGAAGCATAACGCAAGGGGTTGCAGATGGCCAAGTATCTGTCATAAGACATGACAGTGAGAAGAAGACACTCAGACGTCTCTGAGgcacagaagaaataaaattgAGTGATGCAGCCGATAAAACTAATTTTGCCCTTCTCATTCAGTAATATATAAAGCAAGTTCGGGACAACATCTGTGGTTAACATGATGTCAGACATAGAGAGTTGTGTGAGGAAGAAGTACATAGGAGAATGGAGGTTCTTGTTGT
This genomic interval carries:
- the LOC142150464 gene encoding olfactory receptor 10A7-like is translated as MVASNAEVPGRLASKQLLKYKESKTFFYFLQLTQGNNQTSVTAFILLGFQGTQNIRILLFILFLVIYCVTICGNLLIITLVSYNKNLHSPMYFFLTQLSMSDIMLTTDVVPNLLYILLNEKGKISFIGCITQFYFFCASETSECLLLTVMSYDRYLAICNPLRYASIMNSAYCLKLAIISWMLSFSIILIDNITISMLQFCGPNIIDHFFCDIVPLLEISCSDTNIVEIEVVVLSAPVIIIPCTIIIVSYINIIFTILRTPSNTVRQKAFSTCSSHLTVVSIFLGTLFGVYVLPTKGQSLNISKIVSLIYTVVTPLINPIIYSLRNKDIKKALHKTIHKIYILWQARSIESMFFG